Proteins co-encoded in one Ziziphus jujuba cultivar Dongzao chromosome 9, ASM3175591v1 genomic window:
- the LOC107426462 gene encoding receptor-like serine/threonine-protein kinase ALE2, translating to MRTLILLLLFFPHLLTLIFTCSGHSLLHIYLPPDRLPNAPSSIREFSAKHESSFWMSLSFGSSRFPKTQVVKPSLGPSPTPALSPNYQGPSSSPRRHHWRHHHHHHVRPHAVAPAPTKDQGCDQICVEPLTAAPFGSPCGCVFPMKIRLLLDIAPFAVFPVMGELEIEVATGTYLEQSQVKIMGASADSQNQGRTVVDINLVPLGEKFDNTTAMLTYDRFRHKKVPLNMTLFGNYEVVYISYPGLPSSPPYGYYTGSGPSGSAGNLPITANFGNKNQRMNVRIIIIIALSAFVLLLVLVGAVVILIKWRKVGRPSSAVGPAISSSIHKRSGIGSILSSSIASSTSVSLISTMAPTILSVKTFSLSELEKATEKFSSKRILGEGGFGRVYHGTMEDKTEVAVKLLTRDNQNGDREFIAEVEMLSRLHHRNLVKLIGICIEGRTRCLVYELVHNGSVESHLHGVDKNRGPLDWDARIKIALGAARGLAYLHEDSNPRVIHRDFKASNVLLEDDFTPKVSDFGLAREATEGSHHISTRVMGTFGYVAPEYAMTGHLLVKSDVYSYGVVLLELLSGRKPVDMCQPSGQENLVTWARPLLTSREGLQQLVDPTLAGGYDFDDMAKVAAIASMCVHPEVTHRPFMGEVVQALKLIYNDTDETCGDCCSQKESSAPDSDFKGDLAISDSSWFHAGGISPRLTYGQASSFITMEYSSGPLEEMENRPFSTSSLIGDEISLPIRHGNRSGPLRTVRSKPAFYRLRGSKSEHGGLLPKRHRNNGNWV from the exons ATGCGAACTCTGATTTTGCTGCTTTTGTTTTTCCCTCACTTGCTCACTTTGATTTTCACTTGTTCGG GGCATTCGTTGCTGCACATATACTTACCTCCTGATCGACTACCAAATGCACCATCGTCTATCAGAGAATTCTCAGCAAAACATG AAAGTTCATTTTGGATGAGCCTGTCATTTGGGTCATCAAGATTTCCCAAAACTCAGGTGGTTAAGCCCTCTCTTGGACCCTCTCCTACACCTGCACTTTCTCCAAATTATCAAG GTCCTAGCAGTTCACCAAGACGCCATCACTGGcggcatcatcatcatcatcatgtgaGACCTCATGCTGTTGCTCCAGCCCCGACAAAAGACCAAG GTTGTGATCAAATTTGTGTGGAGCCTCTTACTGCTGCTCCTTTTGGTTCACCTTGTGGGTGTGTGTTTCCTATGAAAATCAGACTCCTGCTGGATATAGCTCCTTTTGCTGTTTTTCCAGTAATGGGTGAGCTAGAGATTGAGGTTGCTACAGGAACATACCTGGAGCAAAGTCAAGTGAAAATAATGGGTGCTAGTGCTGATAGCCAAAACCAAGGAAGAACAGTTGTGGATATAAACTTAGTGCCACTTGGAGAGAAGTTTGATAATACCACTGCAATGTTAACATATGATCGATTTCGGCATAAAAAAGTGCCTCTAAACATGACTCTGTTTGGTAATTATGAAGTGGTATACATCAGTTATCCAG GTCTTCCTTCTTCACCACCATATGGATATTATACGGGAAGTGGTCCGTCTGGAAGTGCTGGAAATCTCCCTATCACAGCAAATTTTGGGAACAAGAACCAGAGAATGAATGTTCGAATCATCATAATTATTGCACTTTCTGCATTTGTACTCCTATTGGTTCTTGTTGGAGCAGTCGTCATTCTTATAAAATGGAGGAAAGTTGGAAGGCCATCAAGTGCTGTTGGTCCTGCGATTTCGTCATCTATACACAAAAGATCTG GAATAGGGTCTATATTATCAAGTAGCATTGCCAGCTCTACTTCTGTGTCCCTGATATCTACAATGGCTCCCACCATCCTCTctgttaaaacattttcactttctGAGCTAGAGAAAGCAACAGAGAAGTTTAGTTCAAAAAGAATTTTGGGAGAAGGAGGATTTGGACGTGTTTACCATGGGACCATGGAGGATAAAACTGAAGTTGCGGTTAAGTTGCTTACGAGGGATAATCAAAACGGGGATCGTGAATTTATTGCTGAAGTTGAGATGTTAAGTCGCTTGCATCATCGCAACCTTGTGAAACTGATTGGTATATGCATTGAAGGACGAACTCGCTGCTTAGTGTATGAGCTTGTCCACAATGGCAGTGTTGAGTCACACTTGCATG gtgttgaCAAGAACAGAGGACCTCTTGACTGGGATGCACGGATAAAGATTGCTCTTGGTGCAGCTAGAGGGTTAGCCTATCTTCATGAAGATTCTAACCCTCGTGTCATTCACCGAGATTTCAAGGCTAGTAATGTTTTACTTGAGGATGACTTCACCCCCAAGGTTTCTGATTTTGGTCTGGCAAGGGAAGCAACTGAGGGAAGTCATCATATTTCTACACGTGTTATGGGCACTTTCGG GTATGTTGCCCCAGAGTATGCAATGACAGGGCACCTACTCGTCAAGAGCGATGTTTATAGTTATGGAGTTGTGCTATTGGAGCTTCTTTCTGGTCGAAAGCCTGTTGACATGTGCCAACCTTCAGGACAGGAGAATTTAGTAACTTGGGCAAGGCCACTACTGACCAGCAGGGAAGGTCTGCAACAGTTGGTGGATCCTACTTTAGCTGGAGGTTATGACTTCGATGACATGGCTAAAGTGGCAGCCATTGCTTCCATGTGTGTGCACCCTGAGGTGACTCATAGACCATTTATGGGTGAAGTTGTGCAGGCTCTAAAGCTGATATACAATGACACAGACGAGACATGTGGTGACTGCTGTAGTCAAAAGGAGTCTTCTGCTCCAGACTCCGACTTTAAAGGTGATCTAGCTATTTCTGATAGCAGTTGGTTCCATGCTGGAGGGATCAGCCCTCGGTTAACTTATGGGCAAGCCTCGTCCTTCATTACAATGGAGTACAGTTCTGGGCCGCTTGAAGAGATGGAAAACAGACCGTTTTCGACTTCAAGTTTGATAGGGGATGAGATATCTTTGCCAATTAGACATGGGAACAGGTCAGGGCCATTGAGAACTGTCCGAAGTAAGCCAGCGTTTTATAGACTAAGAGGGAGCAAGAGTGAGCATGGTGGACTCCTTCCAAAGCGACATCGGAACAATGGGAATTGGGTGTGa
- the LOC125424367 gene encoding uncharacterized protein LOC125424367 isoform X1: MRVADDSQGKSTLDELQADGVDTSFIVVSKGGISPFTYIIVDEKTKTRTGILTPGYPPMIPDDLSRTSLLSALDGARIVYFDLRFQQTALAVAQEAARRNIPILIDAEKESERLDDLLKLADYVVCSAKFPQKILR, encoded by the exons ATGCGG GTTGCTGATGATTCACAAGGCAAAAGTACACTGGACGAGCTCCAAGCTGACGGGGTAGATACTTCGTTTATCGTG GTTTCCAAGGGTGGTATATCACCATTTACCTATATCATTGTTGATGAAAAAAC AAAAACTCGTACTGGTATTCTCACCCCTGGATATCCTCCCATGATACCTGATGACCTTTCCAGAACAAGTTTATTATCTGCTCTCGATGGAGCCAGAATTGTCTATTTTGATTTACGGTTTCAACAAACTGCCTTAGCTGTTGCACAGGAG GCTGCTCGCAGAAATATACCTATTTTAATTGATGCTGAAAAGGAAAGCGAAAGGTTGGATGATCTTCTGAAATTGGCTGATTATGTCGTGTGCTCGGCAAAATTTCCACAG AAGATCCTCAGATAG
- the LOC107426468 gene encoding uncharacterized protein LOC107426468: protein MLSSCSTPPNASLVNALSFSSFTSQAHSNRVKMSSDSHPHLPESRIVVGVGGISVDFLATVAAYPKPDDKIRSTSLKVGGGGNAGNALTCASRLGLNARLITKVADDSQGKGILDELQADGVDTSFMVVSEGGNSPFTYVIVDEQTKTRTCINTPGYPPMIPDELSQSSLSSALDGARIVYSDVRLHETALVIAQEALRRNIPILIDSERKREGLDDLLKLASYVVCSAKFPQAWTEAPSVPSALVSILLRLPNIKFVIVTLGEDGCIMLERSANEDPQTEEIDVDSLLELLKQQKDDNTAIPTCVSSSVTKLRANKFGTVHGRLIVGTAEKIPPSELVDTTGAGDAFIGAVLYAICTNMPAEKMLPFAAQVAAACCRGLGARTALPHGTDPRLASFLS, encoded by the exons atgtTATCCTCGTGTAGTACACCTCCCAATGCCAGTCTTGTAAATGCTTTAAGCTTCTCTTCCTTTACATCCCAGGCTCATtcaaacag GGTCAAAATGTCGTCAGATTCGCATCCTCATCTTCCTGAAAGTCGCATCGTT GTGGGTGTTGGTGGTATTTCGGTAGATTTCTTGGCTACAGTGGCTGCTTATCCAAAGCCCGACGACAAGATTAGAAGCACCAGTTTGAAG GTTGGAGGAGGTGGAAACGCAGGGAATGCGTTGACTTGTGCATCTCGGTTGGGTTTAAATGCAAGGCTGATTACAAAG GTTGCTGATGATTCACAAGGAAAGGGAATACTCGACGAGCTCCAAGCTGACGGCGTTGATACTTCTTTTATGGTG GTCTCCGAGGGTGGTAATTCACCATTTACTTATGTCATTGTTGATGAACAAAC GAAGACTCGTACTTGTATTAACACCCCTGGATATCCTCCCATGATACCTGACGAGCTTTCCCAGTCAAGTTTATCATCTGCACTGGATGGAGCAAGAATTGTCTATTCTGATGTACGGTTGCATGAAACTGCTTTAGTTATTGCCCAGGAG GCGCTTCGTAGAAATATACCTATTTTAATTGATTCGGAAAGGAAAAGGGAAGGGTTGGATGATCTTCTGAAATTGGCTAGTTATGTAGTGTGCTCGGCAAAATTTCCACAG GCATGGACTGAAGCACCATCTGTTCCAAGTGCACTTGTTTCCATCCTTTTGAGATTGCCAAATATCAAATTTGTGATTGTAACATTGGGTGAAGATGGATGCATAATGCTTGAGAGAAGTGCCAACG AGGATCCTCAGACAGAAGAAATTGATGTAGACAGCTTGTTAGAATTGCTGAAGCAGCAAAAGGACGATAACACAGCCATCCCAACATGTGTTTCGTCG TCAGTGACAAAGTTAAGAGCTAACAAGTTTGGGACAGTGCACGGAAGGTTGATTGTGGGAACAGCTGAGAAGATACCACCTTCTGAACTCGTTGATACAACTGGTGCTGGAGATGCTTTTATTGGAGCAGTCCTTTATG CTATTTGCACCAACATGCCAGCTGAGAAAATGTTGCCATTTGCTGCTCAAGTG GCTGCCGCCTGCTGTAGGGGTTTGGGTGCTCGAACTGCACTTCCGCATGGCACAGATCCACGTCTGGCATCATTCTTAAGTTGA
- the LOC125424367 gene encoding uncharacterized protein LOC125424367 isoform X2, whose product MRVADDSQGKSTLDELQADGVDTSFIVVSKGGISPFTYIIVDEKTKTRTGILTPGYPPMIPDDLSRTSLLSALDGARIVYFDLRFQQTALAVAQEAARRNIPILIDAEKESERLDDLLKLADYVVCSAKFPQILR is encoded by the exons ATGCGG GTTGCTGATGATTCACAAGGCAAAAGTACACTGGACGAGCTCCAAGCTGACGGGGTAGATACTTCGTTTATCGTG GTTTCCAAGGGTGGTATATCACCATTTACCTATATCATTGTTGATGAAAAAAC AAAAACTCGTACTGGTATTCTCACCCCTGGATATCCTCCCATGATACCTGATGACCTTTCCAGAACAAGTTTATTATCTGCTCTCGATGGAGCCAGAATTGTCTATTTTGATTTACGGTTTCAACAAACTGCCTTAGCTGTTGCACAGGAG GCTGCTCGCAGAAATATACCTATTTTAATTGATGCTGAAAAGGAAAGCGAAAGGTTGGATGATCTTCTGAAATTGGCTGATTATGTCGTGTGCTCGGCAAAATTTCCACAG ATCCTCAGATAG